A genomic region of Nymphaea colorata isolate Beijing-Zhang1983 chromosome 2, ASM883128v2, whole genome shotgun sequence contains the following coding sequences:
- the LOC116246949 gene encoding cysteine-rich receptor-like protein kinase 10 isoform X1: MATTTRSIVPRLSCLLILLLGLLQSPPSVHPSMTEDPIEARLRQNNYLDRICFPSADGLSPIYRQNLEEIFRYLVDSIPIMGFSNTSVGESTDTIYGFAICRGDIPADICRKCIAAAVEKVKIECPSNSSAMIWFEACFLRFSSKRFLGTFEPKFPIVWTDNSQLFAKSDGMEWVYPLGKEAADNSKRFATMIEPKGGYTSYSLAQCTIDISSADCSACFQYAIKEIGKNHTLGRVWRFVCPNCAIIHYTWPFFFTSPGSKNGNQRRTVIIISSTAGILLLAMGTIVLHFHAQKRKRLNEELRKYNCEMASLMSSLTEDERNHELPQYSLRTLQAATNNFSYENKLGRGGFGLVYKGELNGRLVAVKRLSERSGQGLKEFMNEVTLIAKLQHKNLVCLLGCCVEREEKMLIYEFMPNGSLDAFLCDPEKRKSLDWKKRCKIIMGSARGILYLHQDSRLNIIHRDLKAGNILLDEHMTAKISDFGMARIFSGDHDPKTTDIVVGTYGYMAPEYAIDGKFSVKSDVYSFGVLLLEIISGQTYGGFDLPLKDDTLPQYAWNQWRTRRTSDFIDPMLGETASTSEILKCYHIGLLCVQEDPASRPTMSAIINMLESDSPTLPTPQRPPLVFSSDSSCFSTSGTITGSSRVAVEAVLKMSVANFFA, encoded by the exons ATGGCAACCACAACGCGGTCAATTGTCCCACGCCTTTCATGTCTGTTAATTCTTCTTCTTGGGCTGCTGCAATCTCCTCCATCGGTTCACCCGAGCATGACTGAAGATCCCATCGAAGCAAGACTGAGACAGAACAATTACTTGGACAGAATCTGCTTTCCAAGCGCAGATGGATTGTCCCCCATCTACCGGCAAAACTTGGAAGAGATATTTCGCTACTTGGTCGACTCCATTCCCATTATGGGCTTCTCCAACACCTCCGTCGGCGAATCCACCGATACTATCTACGGCTTTGCTATATGTCGAGGCGACATCCCTGCAGATATATGCCGGAAATGCATCGCCGCCGCCGTAGAGAAGGTCAAGATCGAATGCCCAAGCAACAGCTCTGCCATGATATGGTTCGAGGCCTGCTTCCTTCGCTTCTCCAGCAAGCGGTTCTTGGGGACCTTTGAACCGAAATTCCCCATCGTGTGGACGGACAATTCCCAGCTGTTTGCCAAGTCCGACGGCATGGAGTGGGTATACCCATTGGGGAAAGAGGCTGCCGATAACTCGAAGCGGTTTGCCACCATGATAGAGCCAAAGGGCGGGTACACCAGCTACAGCCTGGCGCAGTGCACCATTGACATCAGCTCAGCGGATTGCTCGGCGTGCTTCCAGTATGCTATCAAAGAGATCGGGAAGAATCACACGCTAGGTCGAGTGTGGCGGTTTGTTTGCCCGAACTGCGCCATCATCCACTACACCTGGCCTTTCTTTTTTACCTCACCAG GAAGTAAAAATGGTAACCAGAGGAGAACCGTGATTATCATTTCCTCCACAGCAGGGATACTGCTGCTAGCAATGGGGACTATCGTGTTGCATTTCCATGCGCAAAAGAGGAAACGACTTAATG AGGAGCTAAGAAAATACAACTGtgagatggcttcactcatgAGTAGTCTCACTGAGGATGAAAGAAACCATGAGCTGCCTCAGTACAGCCTAAGAACATTGCAGGCAGCCACCAATAATTTCTCGTACGAGAACAAGCTCGGAAGAGGAGGATTTGGCCTTGTCTATAAG GGTGAACTCAATGGTCGGCTTGTTGCAGTGAAAAGGCTTTCAGAGAGATCTGGGCAAGGCCTGAAGGAGTTTATGAATGAAGTCACGTTGATCGCAAAGCTTCAACACAAGAACTTGGTTTGTTTATTGGGTTGTTGCGTAGAGCGGGAAGAAAAGATGCTTATCTACGAATTCATGCCGAATGGCAGCCTTGATGCTTTTCTTTGTG ACCCAGAGAAGCGTAAATCATTGGACTGGAAGAAAAGATGCAAAATAATTATGGGAAGTGCAAGAGGGATACTATACCTTCATCAAGATTCCCGGCTCAACATCATTCATCGGGATCTCAAAGCAGGCAACATTTTATTGGATGAACATATGACCGCAAAGATTTCCGACTTTGGAATGGCCCGAATCTTCAGCGGAGATCATGACCCAAAAACCACCGATATCGTTGTTGGCACTTA TGGGTACATGGCTCCGGAGTATGCAATCGATGGGAAATTTTCCGTCAAATCCGATGTTTATAGCTTTGGCGTATTGCTCTTAGAAATTATTAGTGGTCAGACGTACGGTGGATTTGACCTCCCTCTAAAGGATGATACACTGCCTCAGTAT GCCTGGAATCAATGGCGCACGCGGAGAACGTCAGACTTCATAGATCCAATGCTTGGAGAAACAGCCTCAACAAGTGAAATCTTAAAATGTTACCACATTGGCTTACTATGTGTTCAGGAGGACCCTGCAAGCAGACCCACAATGTCAGCCATTATAAATATGCTTGAAAGTGATTCTCCAACGCTTCCAACACCCCAACGACCCCCTCTGGTTTTCAGCAGTGACAGCAGCTGTTTTAGCACTTCAGGGACCATCACAGGTTCCTCTAGAGTGGCAGTGGAAGCAGTCCTTAAGATGAGCGTAGCAAATTTCTTTGCATGA
- the LOC116247274 gene encoding cysteine-rich receptor-like protein kinase 10, with amino-acid sequence MATTTQSIPCLSYLLILLLAVLQHSPPLVYASNQNVLSVEDKLRENFYIYSSCFTSDGFSATYGQNLEQLFRSLVDSVPSSGFDNTSIGDAPNTAYGLVLCRGDAPADICRNCTAIAAETVKAKCPNSRSAMIWHSSCLLRYSDTRFFGTIGGSEKVGLSYPKNTTSADRQAGRDFVDALARDAASNPKMYATRIQPQGNYTSYGMAQCTRDLTPVDCMVCLQNAAKEIEQNQSLGQEFRFLSMSCLIGYDTRIFFLTSPEPAWSSPPPLLAPSSPSAGHKSDNQRKTAIAIGSAVGILLLLAIGIIVILFRSKKREKLNEELRRYRSEMASLGSLTEDGRNYELPQYSLKAVQEATNNFSVENKLGRGGFGPVYKGQLNGRLVAVKRLSESSGQGLKEFMNEVILIAKLQHKNLVRLLGCCAERGEKMLIYEFMPNGSLDTFFYDPQKRKSLDWVKRFNIIVGSARGILYLHQDSRLNIIHRDLKAGNVLLDEQMTAKISDFGMARIFSGDNDPKATNIIVGTHGYMAPEYAIDGQFSIKSDVYSFGVLLLEIVSGLTYSGFHLSQMGCSLIGYEDPTSRPTMSATVNMLESDSPILPTPQQPPLVFSNSGNSVTSKNDSSSSGSTNFESLSRLKHSFR; translated from the exons ATGGCAACGACGACGCAGTCAATCCCATGCCTTTCATATCTTttaattcttcttcttgctgTGCTGCAACATTCTCCTCCATTGGTGTACGCGAGCAATCAAAATGTTTTGAGCGTTGAAGATAAGCTGAGAGAGAACTTCTACATCTACAGTTCGTGCTTCACAAGCGATGGATTTTCCGCCACCTACGGGCAAAACTTGGAGCAGCTATTTCGCTCCCTGGTCGACTCCGTTCCCTCCAGTGGCTTCGATAACACCTCCATCGGTGATGCCCCCAACACAGCCTATGGGCTTGTGCTCTGCCGCGGCGACGCCCCTGCCGATATATGCCGGAACTGCACAGCTATCGCCGCCGAGACGGTGAAGGCCAAATGCCCAAATAGCAGGTCCGCCATGATATGGCACTCGTCCTGCTTACTTCGTTACTCCGATACGCGATTCTTCGGAACCATTGGTGGGAGCGAGAAGGTGGGGTTATCATACCCCAAGAACACGACCTCTGCCGATCGACAGGCCGGCCGAGACTTTGTGGACGCATTAGCGAGAGACGCCGCCAGTAACCCAAAGATGTACGCTACAAGGATACAGCCGCAGGGCAACTATACCAGCTACGGAATGGCGCAGTGCACCAGAGACCTTACCCCGGTGGATTGCATGGTGTGCCTCCAGAATGCTGCCAAAGAAATTGAGCAGAATCAGTCATTAGGCCAAGAGTTTCGGTTTCTTTCCATGAGCTGCCTCATCGGCTATGACACGAGGATTTTCTTTCTAACCTCGCCGGAGCCGGCCTGGTCATCGCCACCACCGCTGCTGGCTCCGTCATCGCCATCAG CAGGACATAAAAGTGACAACCAGAGGAAAACCGCTATTGCAATTGGCTCTGCAGTGGGGATATTGTTACTGCTAGCAATAGGGATTATCGTGATTCTTTTCCGCAgcaaaaagagggaaaaacttAATG AGGAGTTAAGAAGATATAGGAGTGAGATGGCTTCATTGGGTAGTCTCACTGAGGATGGAAGAAACTATGAGCTACCTCAGTACAGCCTAAAAGCAGTGCAGGAAGCCACCAACAATTTCTCGGTGGAGAATAAGCTCGGAAGAGGAGGATTTGGCCCCGTTTATAAG GGTCAACTCAATGGTCGGCTTGTTGCAGTCAAGAGACTTTCCGAAAGTTCTGGACAAGGCTTGAAGGAGTTTATGAATGAAGTTATATTGATAGCTAAGCTTCAACACAAGAACTTGGTCCGTTTGTTGGGTTGCTGTGCTGAGCGGGGAGAAAAGATGCTTATCTATGAATTCATGCCTAATGGCAGCCTTGACACATTTTTTTATG ACCCACAGAAGCGTAAATCACTGGACTGGGTGAAGCGATTCAATATAATCGTGGGAAGTGCAAGGGGGATTCTGTACCTTCATCAGGATTCCCGGCTCAACATCATTCATCGGGATCTTAAAGCAGGCAATGTTTTATTGGATGAGCAGATGACAGCAAAGATTTCTGACTTTGGAATGGCCAGAATCTTTAGTGGAGATAACGACCCAAAAGCCACCAATATCATTGTTGGAACTCA TGGATACATGGCACCGGAGTATGCCATAGATGGGCAATTCTCCATCAAATCTGATGTCTATAGCTTTGGCGTACTGCTCTTAGAAATTGTCAGTGGTCTGACATATAGTGGATTTCACCTCTCTCAAATGGGTTGTAGCCTGATTGGATAT GAGGACCCTACAAGCAGACCTACGATGTCGGCCACTGTAAACATGCTTGAAAGTGATTCGCCAATTCTTCCAACTCCACAACAACCTCCCCTGGTTTTTAGCAATTCAGGCAATTCAGTGACCAGCAAAAATGATTCCTCGAGCAGTGGCAGcacaaattttgaaagtttatcGAGGTTGAAGCACTCCTTTAGATGA
- the LOC116246951 gene encoding cysteine-rich receptor-like protein kinase 25: protein MTEDLVEARLRHNNYFDRMCFPSADGLTPTYRKNLEELFRSLVDSIPIMGFFSNTSVGESTNTIYGIALCRGDLPADICQNCTAAAVERVKIECLNSSSAMIWFEACIVRFSNKRFFGILERSNPIMWTDPNSELSTESDGKEWVYPLVNEAADNWKRFATMIEPKGGYTSYSLAQCTIDLSSEDCSACFQYAIKEIGKHHTLGRVWRFVCPSCVILHYTWPFFLTSPGSKNGNQRRTVIIIFSTAGILLLAMGTIVSHFHKRKRKRLNEELKKYDSEMASLIGNLTEDERNHGLPQYSLRAMQAATNNFSNENKLGRGGFGLVYKAFILCCMSTLKQLPACHTYVDVGAGAFRSQHIKCSKCNIDHIVCSSQGELNGRLVAVKRLSERSGQGLKEFMNEVTLIAKLQHKNLVRLLGCCVEQGEKMLIYEFMPNGSLDAFFYGDEHF from the exons ATGACTGAAGATCTCGTCGAAGCAAGACTGAGACACAACAATTACTTCGACAGAATGTGCTTTCCAAGCGCAGATGGATTGACCCCCACCTACCGGAAAAACTTGGAAGAGCTATTTCGCTCCTTGGTCGACTCCATTCCCATTATGGGCTTCTTCTCCAACACCTCCGTCGGAGAATCCACCAATACTATCTACGGCATTGCGCTATGTCGAGGCGACCTTCCTGCCGATATATGCCAGAACTGCACGGCCGCCGCCGTAGAGAGGGTCAAGATCGAATGCCTAAACAGCAGCTCTGCCATGATATGGTTCGAGGCCTGCATCGTTCGCTTCTCCAACAAACGATTCTTCGGGATCCTTGAACGGTCAAACCCCATCATGTGGACGGACCCCAATTCCGAGCTGTCTACCGAGTCCGACGGCAAGGAGTGGGTATATCCATTGGTGAACGAGGCTGCCGATAACTGGAAGCGGTTTGCCACCATGATAGAGCCGAAGGGCGGCTACACCAGCTACAGCTTGGCGCAGTGCACCATTGACCTCAGCTCAGAGGATTGCTCGGCGTGCTTCCAGTATGCTATCAAAGAGATCGGGAAGCATCACACGCTAGGCCGAGTGTGGCGGTTTGTTTGCCCGAGCTGCGTCATCCTGCACTACACCTGGCCTTTCTTTTTAACCTCACCTG GAAGTAAAAATGGTAACCAGAGAAGAACCGTGATTATCATTTTCTCCACAGCAGGGATACTGCTGCTAGCAATGGGGACTATCGTGTCGCATTTCCATAAGCGAAAGAGGAAACGACTTAATG AGGAGCTAAAAAAATACGACAGTGAGATGGCGTCACTCATAGGTAATCTCACTGAGGATGAAAGAAACCATGGGCTGCCTCAGTACAGCCTAAGAGCAATGCAGGCAGCCACCAATAATTTCTCGAACGAGAACAAGCTCGGAAGAGGAGGATTTGGGCTTGTCTATAAG GCTTTTATCCTATGCTGCATGAGTACACTTAAACAGCTGCCAGCCTGCCACACCTATGTTGATGTTGGTGCTGGTGCTTTCCGATCACAGCACATCAAGTGCAGTAAA TGTAACATAGATCACATCGTCTGTTCCTCTCAGGGTGAACTCAATGGTCGGCTTGTTGCAGTGAAAAGGCTTTCAGAGAGATCTGGGCAGGGCCTGAAGGAGTTTATGAATGAAGTCACATTGATCGCAAAGCTTCAACACAAGAACTTGGTTCGTCTATTGGGTTGCTGCGTAGAGCAGGGAGAAAAGATGCTTATCTATGAATTCATGCCGAATGGCAGCCTTGATGCTTTTTTTTATGGTGATGAACATTTTTAG